A single region of the Elizabethkingia sp. JS20170427COW genome encodes:
- a CDS encoding UDP-3-O-(3-hydroxymyristoyl)glucosamine N-acyltransferase, producing MKFKKVQNLKTIAELINAKFVGDADFQVLGTNEIHRVEAGDIVFVNHPKYYDKALNSAATVVLIDQEVACPDGKALLISDDPFRDFNLINTHFTKIADFKEEKHNLEVGDNTIIHPSVVIGNDVKIGDNCLIHPNVVIGDRTVIGDNVIIQAGTVLGGDAFYYRKTKEGFEKLQSVGHIVLEDFVEIGVNCTIDRGVTDVTLIKKHTKIDNLVQIGHDTIIGEKCLIASQVGVAGCCNIGNQVTLWGQVGVAASITIEDNTVVLATSGVSKNLKTGTYFGAPAEPATDFYKRTVKINRLLK from the coding sequence ATGAAATTTAAAAAAGTCCAAAACCTAAAAACAATTGCCGAACTCATCAATGCTAAATTTGTGGGGGATGCTGATTTCCAGGTACTGGGCACTAATGAAATCCACAGAGTAGAAGCAGGAGATATCGTATTTGTGAACCATCCTAAATACTATGACAAAGCTCTTAATTCTGCTGCTACAGTGGTTTTAATAGATCAAGAAGTAGCCTGCCCTGATGGTAAGGCTCTTTTGATTTCTGATGACCCTTTCAGAGATTTTAACCTTATCAATACTCATTTTACTAAAATAGCTGACTTTAAGGAAGAAAAACACAACCTTGAAGTAGGGGATAATACCATTATTCACCCTTCTGTTGTTATAGGAAATGATGTGAAGATAGGCGACAACTGCCTTATCCATCCTAATGTTGTAATAGGAGACAGAACCGTAATAGGAGATAACGTAATTATCCAAGCAGGAACTGTATTAGGTGGTGATGCTTTCTACTATAGAAAAACAAAAGAAGGTTTTGAAAAATTACAGTCTGTTGGACATATCGTCTTGGAAGACTTTGTAGAAATTGGAGTAAATTGTACAATAGACCGTGGTGTTACCGATGTTACTTTGATAAAGAAACATACCAAGATTGATAATTTGGTACAAATAGGTCACGATACAATTATCGGAGAAAAATGCCTTATTGCCTCTCAAGTTGGGGTTGCTGGTTGCTGTAATATCGGCAATCAAGTAACTTTATGGGGGCAAGTAGGAGTGGCTGCATCCATTACAATAGAGGACAATACCGTAGTGCTTGCAACCTCAGGAGTATCTAAAAATCTTAAAACAGGAACTTATTTTGGGGCTCCGGCAGAACCAGCTACAGATTTCTATAAAAGAACCGTAAAAATCAATAGACTTTTAAAATAA
- the efp gene encoding elongation factor P, with protein sequence MATTADIRKGLCIEYSNDIYKVIEFLHVKPGKGPAFVRTKLKSVTNGKVLDNTFSAGHKIEEVKVITRKFQYLYDDENGFHFMNNDDFSQIYINKEMIENAQFMKAGEEVTIILKEADETPLSAEIPPTVILEVVEADPGVKGNTATNALKNAIVETGARVLVPLFIEPGDKIKVNTEDGSYIERLK encoded by the coding sequence ATGGCAACAACAGCGGATATTAGAAAAGGACTTTGTATAGAATATAGCAATGATATCTACAAAGTTATCGAGTTTCTTCACGTAAAACCAGGAAAAGGTCCTGCTTTTGTGAGAACAAAATTGAAAAGTGTTACCAATGGTAAAGTTTTAGATAATACCTTTTCAGCAGGTCACAAAATCGAAGAAGTAAAAGTTATTACTAGAAAATTCCAATATCTTTATGATGATGAAAACGGTTTCCACTTTATGAATAATGACGATTTCTCTCAAATCTATATCAATAAAGAAATGATAGAAAATGCTCAATTCATGAAAGCAGGAGAAGAAGTTACCATTATCTTGAAAGAAGCAGATGAAACTCCTTTATCAGCTGAAATCCCGCCAACAGTAATTTTAGAAGTGGTAGAAGCAGATCCAGGTGTAAAAGGAAACACTGCTACTAACGCTCTTAAAAATGCAATTGTTGAAACTGGAGCAAGAGTACTTGTACCTCTTTTCATCGAGCCAGGAGACAAAATTAAAGTAAATACCGAAGACGGTAGTTATATCGAAAGATTAAAATAA
- the lpxA gene encoding acyl-ACP--UDP-N-acetylglucosamine O-acyltransferase: MIHQLAVVDQQAKIGKNVTIEPFSTIAADVEIGEGTWIGPNVTIMNGARIGKNCKIFPGAVIAAIPQDLKFDGEDSLVYIGDNTVLRECVTVNRGTKALGYTKVGSDCLIMATAHVAHDCVVGDHVVVANGCAIAGHVEIGDYAIIGGISAIHQFTKIGKHVMVSGGALVRKDIPPFVKVAREPLSYVGVNSIGLRRRGFSNESIFEIQSIYQALFQSKLNVTQALEYIERDFQASEERDEVISFVQQSARGLVKGYTKSK; encoded by the coding sequence ATGATACATCAGTTAGCTGTAGTAGATCAACAAGCAAAAATTGGTAAGAATGTTACCATAGAACCTTTTTCAACCATCGCAGCAGATGTTGAGATAGGCGAGGGCACGTGGATAGGGCCTAACGTAACCATTATGAATGGTGCAAGAATTGGCAAAAATTGTAAAATATTCCCCGGAGCAGTAATTGCGGCAATTCCCCAGGATTTAAAATTTGATGGGGAAGATAGTTTGGTATATATTGGTGATAATACCGTACTTAGAGAATGTGTTACCGTGAATAGAGGAACTAAGGCTCTAGGATATACTAAAGTAGGAAGCGATTGTCTTATTATGGCTACTGCACACGTCGCTCATGACTGTGTAGTAGGCGATCATGTGGTAGTGGCAAACGGTTGTGCCATTGCTGGGCATGTAGAAATAGGAGACTATGCTATTATAGGTGGGATAAGCGCTATCCACCAGTTCACTAAAATAGGAAAACATGTTATGGTTTCTGGAGGGGCATTGGTAAGAAAGGATATTCCTCCGTTCGTAAAAGTAGCAAGAGAACCTCTTTCCTATGTAGGGGTTAATTCTATAGGATTAAGAAGAAGAGGCTTTAGCAATGAAAGCATATTCGAGATACAATCGATATACCAAGCTTTGTTTCAATCTAAATTAAATGTTACCCAAGCATTAGAATATATAGAGAGAGACTTCCAAGCTTCAGAGGAAAGAGATGAGGTGATATCTTTTGTACAACAATCAGCAAGAGGATTGGTAAAAGGTTATACCAAATCCAAATAA
- a CDS encoding bifunctional UDP-3-O-[3-hydroxymyristoyl] N-acetylglucosamine deacetylase/3-hydroxyacyl-ACP dehydratase — translation MSELQKTIKEAVTLSGIGLHTGREVIMTLKPAKENTGFVFVRTDLEGHPTVEADVNYVTSTERGTSLEKKGVHIHTSEHVLAALVGMDLDNVIIELNSSEPPIMDGSSKYFIEAIESVGVQEQDFPREYLVIKEVMSYVDPVTGSEMTIIPSDTYEVACMVDFGTKVLGTQNASLKNISDFKEEISSARTFSFLHELEMLLDHGLIKGGDISNAIVYVDKELTEGTVEKLKTAFGKDDVAIRPNGILDNVTLKYPNEAARHKLLDIIGDLALVGVKIKGKVIASKPGHQVNTQFAKKLNRQYKLQKRKNVPDFDLTKEPVFDINGIMRLLPHRPPFLLVDKILELSDSHVVGLKNVTMNEPFFVGHFPKEPVMPGVLQVEALAQVGGILVLASVPDPENYSTYFIKMDKVKFKRKIVPGDTVIFKIELIEPIRRGIVHMQGYGYVGDTVAIEAELMAQVAKNKTE, via the coding sequence ATGAGTGAATTACAAAAGACGATTAAAGAAGCCGTAACCCTTTCAGGAATCGGTCTTCATACAGGAAGAGAGGTAATAATGACTTTAAAGCCGGCAAAAGAAAATACCGGTTTCGTATTTGTACGTACAGATTTAGAAGGTCATCCGACTGTAGAAGCAGACGTTAACTATGTTACCAGCACAGAGAGAGGAACCTCTTTAGAGAAAAAAGGAGTACATATCCATACTTCAGAGCATGTGTTAGCAGCTCTTGTAGGAATGGATTTGGATAACGTTATTATAGAGCTAAATAGCTCTGAACCTCCTATTATGGACGGTTCATCCAAATATTTTATAGAAGCAATAGAATCTGTAGGAGTACAAGAACAAGATTTCCCAAGAGAGTATTTGGTAATTAAAGAAGTGATGAGCTATGTGGATCCTGTTACAGGTTCTGAGATGACTATCATTCCTTCTGATACTTATGAGGTTGCTTGTATGGTAGATTTCGGAACTAAAGTGTTGGGAACTCAAAATGCAAGTTTAAAAAATATCTCCGACTTTAAAGAAGAAATTTCTAGTGCAAGAACGTTTAGCTTCCTACACGAGTTAGAAATGCTTTTGGATCACGGCCTTATCAAAGGTGGAGATATTAGCAATGCTATTGTTTATGTAGATAAAGAGCTTACCGAAGGTACTGTTGAGAAATTGAAAACTGCTTTTGGTAAAGACGATGTAGCTATTCGCCCTAATGGGATATTGGATAATGTAACTTTAAAATATCCAAATGAAGCTGCAAGGCATAAATTATTAGATATTATAGGAGATTTAGCCCTTGTAGGGGTGAAAATAAAAGGTAAAGTAATTGCGAGTAAGCCAGGACATCAGGTTAATACCCAGTTTGCTAAAAAACTTAATCGACAGTACAAACTTCAGAAGAGGAAAAATGTCCCAGATTTCGATTTAACGAAAGAACCAGTTTTTGATATCAATGGGATTATGAGACTTCTTCCTCATAGACCTCCATTCTTATTGGTGGATAAAATTTTAGAATTATCCGATAGCCATGTGGTAGGTCTGAAGAATGTTACCATGAACGAGCCTTTCTTTGTAGGGCATTTCCCGAAAGAGCCTGTAATGCCAGGCGTTCTTCAGGTGGAAGCTCTTGCTCAGGTAGGAGGAATTTTGGTTTTAGCAAGCGTGCCAGATCCTGAAAATTACTCTACTTATTTTATCAAAATGGATAAAGTGAAGTTCAAGAGAAAAATTGTACCTGGAGATACAGTAATCTTCAAAATAGAACTAATAGAACCTATCAGAAGAGGAATCGTACATATGCAAGGGTATGGATATGTAGGAGATACTGTAGCTATTGAGGCCGAACTAATGGCTCAGGTAGCAAAAAACAAAACAGAATAA
- the lpxD gene encoding UDP-3-O-(3-hydroxymyristoyl)glucosamine N-acyltransferase, whose translation MEFTAEHIANLVKGKIVGDPGTLVSGFSQIEEGKKGHLSFLANPKFLPLLETTEASVIIISEDLLDLDQQYHPTFIVVEDGYLAFQILMNLYQELREKKTGIEQPSFIAEGVEIPEDSYIGAFTYISPKAQIGAGTHIFPHVYIGKNVKIGKECKIDSGVRIYDDCVIGDRCTVHSNTVIGGDGFGYQPTADGFKKIPQLGNVVLEDDVEVGANCTIDRATIGSTIIGKGTKLDNLIQVAHNVKIGNHNVIAAQAGIAGSTTVGNWNMIGGQTGIVGHINIGNQVKIQAQSGIISDVADQEVLYGSPAISASDFRRSYVHFRNFPEIVQRINNLENSKANTNE comes from the coding sequence ATGGAATTTACAGCAGAACATATTGCAAATCTTGTAAAGGGAAAAATTGTTGGAGACCCTGGAACTTTGGTCTCAGGATTCTCTCAAATAGAAGAGGGCAAAAAAGGACATCTTTCTTTTTTAGCGAACCCTAAATTTCTTCCTTTGCTAGAAACTACAGAGGCATCTGTAATCATTATTAGTGAAGATTTACTCGATCTAGATCAGCAATACCATCCTACCTTTATTGTTGTAGAAGATGGATATCTTGCTTTCCAAATTTTGATGAATCTTTATCAAGAATTAAGAGAAAAGAAAACAGGAATAGAGCAACCTAGCTTTATCGCGGAAGGGGTAGAAATCCCAGAGGATAGCTATATAGGAGCCTTTACATATATCTCTCCAAAAGCCCAAATCGGTGCAGGAACTCATATTTTTCCACATGTTTATATCGGGAAAAATGTTAAAATTGGAAAAGAGTGCAAAATCGATAGTGGAGTTCGTATTTATGACGATTGTGTTATTGGGGATCGTTGTACAGTACATTCCAACACTGTAATAGGAGGTGATGGCTTTGGCTACCAACCTACAGCTGATGGATTTAAGAAAATACCTCAGTTAGGGAATGTGGTTTTAGAAGATGATGTGGAAGTTGGAGCTAACTGTACGATTGATAGAGCCACCATAGGTTCTACCATCATTGGAAAAGGAACAAAATTAGACAATCTTATCCAAGTAGCCCATAATGTTAAGATAGGAAATCATAACGTAATTGCCGCACAAGCGGGTATTGCAGGCTCTACCACTGTAGGTAACTGGAATATGATAGGAGGGCAAACAGGAATTGTCGGCCATATCAATATAGGAAACCAAGTAAAAATCCAAGCTCAGAGTGGGATTATCAGCGATGTTGCCGATCAAGAAGTATTGTATGGTTCTCCAGCAATCTCAGCTAGTGATTTTAGAAGAAGCTATGTACATTTCCGTAATTTCCCGGAAATTGTACAAAGAATTAATAACTTAGAAAACTCAAAAGCAAATACTAATGAGTGA
- a CDS encoding HD domain-containing protein, whose amino-acid sequence MINKLKIINDPVHGFIKIPYEIVFDVIEHPYFQRLRRISQTGLLSLVYPGAVHTRFHHALGATHLMYTALETLKVKGVEISQEEEEAAMLAILLHDVGHGPYSHALEMLLMDNCHHEKLSLLLMSQLNQDFNGRLSLAIEMFLGKYPRKFFKQLISSQLDVDRLDYLKRDSFYSGVSEGNVNAQRIITMLNVHEEELVVDSKGIYSIENFLTARMFMYWQVYFHKTSVVAENILVKILKRAKELSLAGDLLPATEQLSYFLKKAPNEGLASGDLHRFTQLDDSDIMFGLKSWSQHSDKILSHLCQSITERNFPKSIIYSKEINPGIVQEIIKITNDFYQVKDADWFVDVIEKSLLPYDAAQQPIYMKNKENKVYRLEEAENQILAQHITEANTKYILSFPREVLSKANQLIKI is encoded by the coding sequence ATGATTAACAAACTGAAAATTATCAACGATCCCGTACACGGATTTATTAAAATTCCGTATGAGATTGTTTTTGATGTAATAGAGCATCCTTACTTCCAAAGGTTGAGGAGAATTTCCCAAACAGGGTTGCTTTCCTTGGTGTATCCAGGGGCCGTGCATACAAGGTTTCATCATGCCTTAGGGGCGACGCATTTGATGTACACCGCTTTGGAGACCCTAAAGGTGAAAGGAGTGGAGATTTCCCAAGAAGAGGAAGAGGCAGCGATGTTGGCAATATTGCTTCACGATGTGGGGCATGGGCCTTATTCCCACGCTCTGGAAATGCTTTTAATGGACAATTGTCATCATGAAAAGTTATCCCTTTTGTTAATGAGTCAACTCAATCAAGATTTTAATGGAAGGTTGAGTTTGGCTATCGAAATGTTTTTAGGGAAATACCCTAGGAAGTTTTTCAAGCAATTGATTTCCTCACAACTTGATGTAGATCGTTTAGATTATTTAAAAAGAGATAGTTTTTATAGTGGAGTTTCTGAAGGAAATGTTAATGCCCAAAGGATTATTACCATGCTCAATGTTCATGAAGAAGAGTTGGTGGTCGATTCTAAAGGTATTTATTCTATAGAAAATTTTTTAACCGCAAGGATGTTTATGTATTGGCAGGTTTATTTCCATAAAACATCCGTAGTTGCCGAAAATATATTGGTGAAAATCTTAAAAAGGGCAAAGGAATTGTCCTTAGCAGGAGACCTTTTACCAGCGACAGAGCAGTTGTCGTATTTTTTAAAAAAAGCACCTAATGAAGGATTAGCCAGTGGAGATCTACACCGCTTTACCCAATTGGACGATTCGGATATTATGTTTGGGTTAAAGAGCTGGAGCCAGCATTCAGATAAGATACTTAGCCATCTTTGCCAATCGATTACCGAAAGGAATTTTCCTAAAAGTATTATTTATTCTAAGGAAATAAACCCTGGAATTGTACAGGAAATTATCAAAATAACGAATGATTTTTATCAAGTAAAGGATGCTGATTGGTTTGTAGATGTAATTGAGAAAAGCTTACTTCCTTATGATGCCGCCCAACAACCTATTTATATGAAAAACAAAGAAAATAAGGTTTATAGATTGGAGGAAGCAGAAAACCAAATTTTGGCACAACATATTACAGAAGCAAATACCAAGTATATCCTAAGTTTTCCAAGAGAGGTTCTTTCTAAGGCAAATCAATTGATAAAAATATAA
- a CDS encoding bifunctional response regulator/alkaline phosphatase family protein, which yields MDKKILWIDDEIDLLKPHIVFLENKGYHITPVNNVNEALEILENDKFQLILIDENMPGISGLEAIPMIKEINNNIKIVMVTKNEEEHLMEQAIGSQISDYILKPVNPHQILLSLKKNLQSQDLVEQHTKLEYQQEFRNLSLGLSYLSTYQDWAEYYKKILNWELKFDKVLDNEFSDLLQSQKEEANIQFAKFIENNYTDWLNSSEKPLMSHTLFKEKVKPELQNDKVLLLMVDNLRYDQWKSIEPLFTRFYNKTSEDSYFSILPTATQYARNAFFAGLMPSEIEKRFPEKWFNDNEEGNKNEYERDFLEDQMKRLGLGSKNMKYLKILNADFEKKIYDDFNQHKNNDLLVIVYNFIDILSHAKTDNPIVDQLIRDDKTFRSLTEHWFENSSLMKIIKLAAENHFKLIITTDHGTIYVKKPSKVVGDRETSTNIRYKTGKSLTYEDKDVWAINFPEKLFLPKGNLSSKYIFAKNNIFLAYPKNYNHFVNYYKDTYQHGGISLEEIIIPIVVLEPKK from the coding sequence ATGGATAAGAAGATTTTATGGATAGATGATGAAATAGATTTATTAAAACCTCACATTGTCTTTTTAGAAAACAAAGGTTACCACATCACCCCCGTAAACAACGTTAACGAAGCTCTAGAAATATTAGAAAACGATAAATTTCAGCTTATACTCATCGATGAAAATATGCCTGGAATATCAGGTTTGGAAGCTATTCCTATGATTAAGGAAATCAACAATAACATCAAAATTGTGATGGTAACCAAAAATGAAGAAGAGCACCTGATGGAACAAGCTATTGGATCTCAGATTTCCGATTATATACTAAAACCTGTTAACCCACACCAAATTTTACTCTCTTTAAAAAAGAACCTACAAAGCCAGGATTTGGTAGAACAACATACTAAATTGGAATATCAACAAGAGTTCAGAAACCTTAGCTTGGGACTTTCTTACCTTTCCACTTACCAAGACTGGGCAGAGTATTATAAAAAAATCCTCAATTGGGAGTTGAAATTTGACAAAGTACTGGACAATGAATTTTCAGACCTGCTACAGAGCCAAAAAGAAGAAGCCAATATACAATTTGCTAAATTTATAGAAAACAACTACACCGATTGGCTCAATTCTAGCGAAAAGCCTCTCATGTCCCACACTCTATTTAAAGAAAAAGTAAAACCCGAACTACAAAATGACAAGGTATTACTCCTTATGGTCGATAATTTACGCTACGACCAATGGAAAAGTATAGAACCTCTCTTCACCAGATTCTATAATAAAACTTCCGAAGACTCTTATTTTAGCATTCTTCCCACTGCTACTCAATACGCAAGAAATGCATTTTTTGCAGGGCTAATGCCTTCTGAAATTGAAAAAAGATTTCCTGAAAAATGGTTTAATGATAATGAAGAAGGAAATAAAAACGAGTATGAAAGAGACTTTCTTGAAGACCAAATGAAGCGATTAGGATTAGGATCTAAAAATATGAAGTATCTTAAAATACTGAATGCAGATTTTGAGAAAAAAATATACGATGACTTCAACCAACACAAGAATAATGATTTATTGGTAATTGTTTATAATTTTATTGATATTTTATCTCATGCGAAGACTGACAATCCTATTGTAGATCAGCTAATAAGGGATGACAAAACTTTCAGATCACTTACTGAGCATTGGTTTGAGAATTCATCTCTTATGAAAATCATCAAACTTGCAGCCGAAAACCACTTTAAGTTAATTATCACCACAGACCATGGCACAATCTACGTAAAGAAACCTAGCAAAGTTGTGGGAGATAGAGAAACCTCTACCAACATCCGTTACAAAACAGGTAAAAGCCTCACTTACGAAGACAAAGATGTATGGGCAATTAATTTTCCAGAAAAGCTTTTCCTTCCTAAAGGAAACCTAAGCTCCAAATATATTTTTGCTAAAAATAACATCTTTTTAGCTTACCCTAAAAACTACAATCATTTTGTAAATTATTACAAAGACACCTACCAACATGGTGGGATCTCCTTGGAGGAAATTATCATCCCTATTGTTGTTCTAGAACCTAAAAAATAA
- a CDS encoding DEAD/DEAH box helicase, translating to MELTLFLKNLGIDQLNPMQESSLKAAQHFTDFVLLSPTGSGKTLAFLLPVLRNLDPNKNGVQALVLVPARELALQIEKVFKKMKTHFKVSTCYGGHDKKIEANNLVEAPALLIGTPGRIADHLRAGNFNPDTIHTLVLDEFDKSLEFGFQNEMSFIVSTLKGLRQRMLTSATFMDEIPDFVGLQQEKRLNFLQEKSIKPNLQFKKILSAPEEKIETLFHLICKIGNQRTLIFCNHREAVDRISELLQQSGIARESFHGGMLQDEREKALLKFRNGSTKILITTDLAARGLDIPEVASIVHYQLPYVEDAFIHRNGRTARMMAKGEVYLIMTQDEDYPFLDHKIPTEDVSQYHIIPEATPFETLYISVGKKDKVNKVDIVGFMIKKGELAKEEVGIIEVKDKSSYVAIARNKVKETLKKLSIHKLKGKKVKIEIAK from the coding sequence ATGGAACTTACTCTTTTCTTAAAAAACCTAGGCATAGACCAGCTAAACCCTATGCAAGAAAGCAGCCTAAAGGCCGCTCAACATTTTACTGATTTCGTTTTACTTTCTCCCACAGGATCGGGAAAAACATTGGCTTTTCTCCTACCCGTATTACGAAATTTGGATCCTAATAAAAATGGAGTTCAAGCTTTGGTATTGGTCCCTGCAAGAGAGCTAGCTTTGCAAATTGAAAAGGTTTTCAAGAAAATGAAAACTCATTTCAAAGTGAGCACCTGCTACGGAGGGCATGACAAAAAGATAGAAGCCAATAATCTTGTAGAAGCTCCTGCCTTGTTGATAGGAACTCCGGGAAGAATTGCCGATCACCTAAGAGCTGGCAATTTTAACCCCGATACCATCCACACTTTAGTATTGGATGAATTTGATAAATCTTTAGAATTCGGTTTTCAAAATGAAATGAGTTTTATTGTTTCTACCCTAAAAGGACTTCGCCAAAGGATGCTTACCTCTGCAACTTTTATGGATGAAATCCCAGATTTTGTAGGCCTTCAACAAGAAAAAAGATTAAACTTTCTTCAAGAAAAATCCATTAAACCTAATTTACAATTCAAGAAGATATTAAGTGCCCCGGAAGAAAAAATTGAAACTTTATTCCACCTTATTTGTAAAATAGGGAACCAAAGGACTTTAATCTTCTGTAACCACCGAGAAGCTGTAGATCGTATTTCAGAACTATTGCAACAATCGGGTATTGCTAGGGAAAGCTTCCATGGAGGCATGCTACAAGATGAAAGAGAAAAAGCTTTATTAAAATTCAGGAACGGTTCTACCAAAATCCTTATTACAACAGATTTAGCTGCAAGAGGACTTGATATTCCTGAAGTAGCTTCTATTGTACATTACCAACTGCCTTACGTAGAAGATGCCTTTATCCACAGAAACGGAAGAACTGCCAGAATGATGGCAAAAGGCGAAGTATATCTCATTATGACCCAAGATGAGGATTACCCTTTCCTAGATCATAAAATCCCAACTGAAGATGTTAGCCAGTACCACATAATCCCCGAAGCTACACCTTTTGAAACCCTCTACATCAGCGTAGGGAAAAAGGACAAAGTAAATAAAGTTGATATTGTTGGCTTTATGATTAAAAAAGGAGAATTGGCAAAAGAAGAAGTTGGTATTATTGAAGTTAAAGACAAATCTTCCTATGTTGCTATTGCTAGAAATAAAGTAAAAGAAACTTTAAAAAAACTAAGCATCCACAAGCTAAAAGGTAAAAAGGTAAAGATTGAAATAGCAAAATAG
- a CDS encoding MerR family transcriptional regulator — MRIDLPEKIYYSIGEVAQAFHVNTSLIRYWEQEFSILKPKKNKKGNRYFTAEDIKHLKTIYHLVKEKGYTLDGAKTALLTNTKIGTTMEIIDKLEFIKAELLKIKDSLPEK, encoded by the coding sequence ATGAGAATAGATTTACCTGAGAAAATATATTATTCAATTGGCGAAGTAGCACAGGCTTTTCATGTGAACACCTCGCTTATCAGATATTGGGAGCAGGAGTTTAGCATCCTTAAACCTAAAAAGAATAAAAAAGGAAATCGATACTTTACTGCTGAAGACATCAAACACCTTAAAACCATTTACCATCTGGTAAAAGAAAAAGGTTATACCTTGGATGGAGCAAAAACAGCTTTGTTGACCAATACCAAAATTGGTACTACTATGGAGATTATCGATAAGCTAGAATTCATAAAAGCTGAATTGTTAAAAATAAAAGACTCTTTACCTGAAAAATAA
- a CDS encoding NAD-dependent epimerase/dehydratase family protein: protein MELQTERILITGVLGQIGTELSSKLAEMYGKENVFGVSLEDPSRAEGAALGLYQQMDVTNTQALNSFIEEHKITTVYHLASLLSGTSEKNPLMAWKINLDPLLNLLELAKDKKIAKIFWPSSIAVFGRGIPKDNVEQEVPLNPSTVYGISKLAGEKWCEYYHNKYGVDVRSIRYPGLISWKAPAGGGTTDYAVEIFYKAIEDGKYTSFIKEGTAMPMLYMDDAINATLQLMAAPSENLSVRTSYNLGGLSFTPEELAAEIKNIMPEFEITYEPDFRQAIADSWPSSIDDSVAKKDWGLKYEFNITAMTKDMLVNLKKKLASA, encoded by the coding sequence ATGGAGTTACAAACGGAAAGAATCCTAATTACAGGGGTTTTAGGTCAGATTGGTACAGAATTGAGTAGCAAACTGGCAGAAATGTATGGTAAAGAAAATGTTTTTGGTGTAAGCTTAGAAGACCCAAGCAGAGCAGAAGGTGCTGCTTTAGGCCTTTATCAACAGATGGATGTAACCAATACCCAAGCGCTTAACAGCTTTATCGAAGAACATAAGATTACCACAGTATATCACTTGGCATCTTTATTATCGGGTACTTCAGAGAAAAATCCTCTTATGGCTTGGAAGATTAATCTAGATCCTCTTTTAAATTTATTAGAATTGGCTAAAGATAAAAAAATTGCTAAAATATTTTGGCCAAGTAGTATTGCTGTTTTTGGCAGAGGTATTCCTAAAGATAATGTAGAGCAAGAAGTTCCATTAAATCCTTCTACTGTTTATGGTATTTCTAAACTGGCAGGTGAAAAATGGTGTGAGTATTACCATAATAAATATGGCGTAGATGTTAGAAGTATCCGTTACCCAGGACTTATCTCTTGGAAAGCTCCAGCAGGTGGAGGAACTACCGACTATGCAGTAGAAATTTTCTACAAAGCAATTGAGGACGGAAAATATACAAGCTTCATTAAAGAAGGTACAGCAATGCCAATGTTGTATATGGATGATGCTATTAATGCAACCTTACAATTGATGGCAGCTCCGTCTGAAAATTTATCAGTACGTACTTCTTATAATTTGGGTGGTTTATCTTTTACTCCTGAAGAGCTTGCCGCAGAAATTAAAAATATAATGCCTGAATTCGAAATTACTTATGAGCCAGACTTTAGACAAGCTATTGCAGATAGTTGGCCTTCTAGCATTGACGATTCAGTGGCTAAAAAAGACTGGGGATTGAAGTATGAATTTAATATTACTGCAATGACCAAAGATATGTTGGTAAATCTTAAAAAGAAATTAGCAAGCGCTTAA